Genomic segment of Clostridium sp. Marseille-P299:
GGAGCCCTTGCTTCTGGTGAACGCCATGATGGTAGAGCCCCAGACTATGATGATTGGGAATTAAATGGTGATATCGTAGTTTATTATCCAGTATTAGATTCAGCACTAGAATTATCCTCCATGGGAATTCGTGTTGATGAAGATTCATTGGTTAAGCAATTGCACATTGCAGGTTGTATGGATCGTGCTGAATTGCCATTCCAGAAGGCATTGATAAATAAAGAACTTCCATACACAATTGGTGGAGGTATTGGTCAGTCAAGAATTTGTATGTTCTTTTTAAGAAAAGCGCATATAGGAGAAGTTCAATCTTCTATCTGGCCAGATAGTGTTTTAAGAGAAGCAGAAGAAGCTTCATTTCCACTATTATAAGAATTATATGTAAAACATAGTTCAAAGATATTTATAAAAGTATATAAACATCGTTCAAAGTATTTATAAAATGAACTTTGTAAAAAGAACTTTAAAAGAAACTGTTATGATTCCATGACAGTTTCTTTTTTTTGAATTTAAAGGATATAAAATCATATGTTCTTTGTCCGATAAATAAAAAAGCTCACGGCTAAGGCTAGGCATGATGTGCTAAAATAGTTAGTTAATTTGGGCTTATATTGTCAGCTTTTGATGTTGAAAAAAATAGAATAACAATGTGAAAATATGAAAAAAGAAGTAAAAAGTAAATCAGTTTGTATAATTTGGATAAAATTTACTAAAATTTATGTGAAATTCTACATAATAAAAAGACTTTACAAATTCGCAACAATAAACTATTATATTTGTATATTACATATCTTACCAATCAAATCTACACAAAATGCAATTTGATAATGCATATTTCGCTAGTTCTAATGGAACTTAGCATATCGTGAACATTCAAACGAGTCAGTGAATAAACTTCCAGAAAAAACAACAAATTACAAACTACAAATAACAAACAACAAAAGTGAAATTTTTATTATTTTTGAGGGGGCTCTTTTATATCGTTGAAAGGGGGAAATAGGGTGAAGATTGCGTTTTGGTCAAATGACCGTAATGCGGGAGTAACAGCAAATCTAGCAGCAATTAGTGTAATTGGACTACATGAAGGCCAAAAAAAGACACTATTACTAGAAAATCATTATAGTTCCAATAACTTAGCTAGATATTTATTTCCATCACGTATGGAATTACTTAAAGAAGTTGAGGTTTATTATTTAGGTCGTGGAACAAGGGATTGTTTAGTACAACAACTTGAGAGAGGGACGAATAAAAAAAGAGCTGAGCTATCAACGATTGAGCTTATTAACGATAGTTTATTTTATCTTCCTCAGAATCGTTTACAGGAAGACTTCTTTGATTACGAATTTCAATGGAATCAGCTACCACTGATTAATCAATTTGAAGAAAAAGGCCATAATATCCTGATTGATACGAAGGTGAATAATAGTATGAGTTCAAAAACAATACTAGATGAGGCGGACTTAGTCGTTGTAAGTTTAAGACAGGACATACGTTCCTTTACTGAGTTTTTTCATGATTATTCCTCTTTATTACATAAAACCTTTTTTATAGTAAGCGATTATCGTCACAACCGTGAGGTGACAATTAGTCATATACAGAAAAGATTTGCTATACCACATAACCGTATTTCTATAATATTGCATAATATTGAATTTGAAAGTGCTCTATTTGAAGGTAGAGTCATTGAATTTATAAATCGTCATATAAATTGCAATAATAATGACCCTAATTTTGAATTCATAAATGAATTAATCAACACTACTAGAAAGATTATGTTCATTAATGATTATAGTAATTATGGGAAAGAAGTAGTGAATTTGGAAAAGAGAGGTATATAAAATGAAAATTGCTTTTAAAAGTTATATTCATGAAGAAAGTTGGTCTAGCTCGATCATTCAAATAATTGCTACAATGAGTAGAATTCTATACGACCAGGAGAGTATCATTTTACAAACGAAATCAGTTAAAAATCAATATGGCATTCCTATTCCGAAAAGGGAGCAGTGCTCTAGGGTGGAACAATTAAAATTAGGAATGGATAAGATATCAAAAAGTATGGTAGCGGGAACTTGTTCAAAAGAATTATTTATAGAATACAGTAGATTATTACAGGACAAAAGCTTCGATTATTTTATAAAGGAACAACCAATTTATTTAAAAGATTACGTAAGTGAACAAGATAAAATAATACTTGATATGATTACATTAGCTGAGCTATGCTACAAAAATGTATATATTGACTGTGGAATAGGGCAAAATGCATGTTCAAGAACTATATTAAAAGAGGCAGATTTAATTTTTATCAACCTAAACTTAGAGGAAAAGAATTTAAGTGATTTAATGTTACAATATGACTTTACCAATCCAAATATATGTCTATTAATAGAGAATGAGGATGATAAGAAAAAGAAATTATCAAACCATATTTTTTATACCTATCCATTTTTGAATGCAAACAACACTTTTTTTATACCAAATAATAGAGAATTTAAAGTTGCAAATTCAGATTCTAAAACAAAAAGTCTTATTTATCAAAATATCTATTGTGAACCTGAGGATGAAAATTATCGTTTTATTGAAGGCATTAAAAATACTGTTTATAAAATAAATGAGATGTCCGCTGAAGGAGCTTCAAATAATGAACAAAAGTGTTTCAAGAATCTTCCAATAAACGAGAAAATAGAAGTTAGTTAAAGACGTACCTTCACATCTTTTTTATCTTAATTTATTTCATTTTATGAGATCCCAGTACCTTAAAAATTAAATAACATATAGCCCTATTAGAAATCATTTAAAAAAGTTGTATACCTTAATTGCAAACTGTATAATATTCTTAGTTCTTTTGAAACTAAAAATTATAAGGAGGTGCTATAATGAATTTTTGTTGGGCAACATTACATGTGAATGATTTTGAGGAATCATTGCATTTTTATCATGATATCTTTGGTCTACCAATTGATAGTAGACATGGTGGAGATGGTTTAAAAATTGCAATGCTTGGAAAAGAAAAGGAAACCAAAATAGAATTATTATGGTCTAAAGATAGTCATGCAAGACCCGGAGGTATCTCAATCGGTATTGAAGTAGATTCATTAGAAAAAACAATAAAACTTTTAAAAGAGCATAATATTAACATAATAAGAGGACCAATTTCACCAAATCCACATGTTCGCTTTTTATTTGTAAATGATCCAAATGGATATGAAATTCAGTTGGTAGAAACAAAATAGCTTAATTAAAAAGGTACGAAATATAATATAT
This window contains:
- a CDS encoding VOC family protein; this translates as MNFCWATLHVNDFEESLHFYHDIFGLPIDSRHGGDGLKIAMLGKEKETKIELLWSKDSHARPGGISIGIEVDSLEKTIKLLKEHNINIIRGPISPNPHVRFLFVNDPNGYEIQLVETK